A genomic window from Prunus persica cultivar Lovell chromosome G2, Prunus_persica_NCBIv2, whole genome shotgun sequence includes:
- the LOC18787273 gene encoding uncharacterized protein LOC18787273, which produces MARLLISNTASLTLSPPAPSSRALLNPPHVPISPATRFSSRQARGLTVVTRAGPTTNQYVFAFVMPLSLIAVTVFTSMRIADKLDEEFLEEIAINQAIRETDEDDEVDMPIEEKPALPRTRNRPKREV; this is translated from the exons ATGGCAAGGCTTCTCATCTCCAACACAgcctctctcactctctctccacCAGCCCCGTCCTCACGTGCTCTACTCAACCCCCCGCACGTGCCCATATCGCCGGCGACTCGATTTTCCAGCCGGCAAGCCAGAGGCCTAACGGTGGTGACACGTGCCGGTCCCACCACGAACCAGTACGTGTTCGCATTCGTTATGCCACTCTCTCTGATCGCTGTCACTGTCTTCACCTCCATGAGAATCGCCGATAAGCTCGACGAAGAATTTCTTGAAGAG ATTGCAATTAACCAAGCGATCAGGGAAactgatgaggatgatgaagTTGACATGCCTATAGAAGAAAAACCTGCCCTTCCACGAACGCGTAACCGACCCAAAAGGGAAGTCTAG